The following proteins are encoded in a genomic region of Enterocloster clostridioformis:
- a CDS encoding IS91 family transposase, whose protein sequence is MSDYKIRQIFEQSYEAFSAPGHYQSDVQRKAARAILNCKSGRLGVNLSQCTDCGHVEVHNNSCRNRNCPNCQAVKKEIWVDKRSAEVIDSPYFHVVFTLPHELNPLIYCNQKLLYGLLHRCCAETLLELSADKKWLGATPGIIQVLHTWNQELDYHVHMHCIVSGGGLTGDGKIRKSSSKFFIRTEVLRDKFKGKYMAHLVSLYESGSLNFSSSCENLRNSYHWKEFKNKLYEMDWCPYIKKTFNGFGNVIEYLGRYIHKIAISNSRILSVTEDTVTFSARGKKPGEPKRQITLGNTEFIRRYLMHVLPSGFQKIRYYGFLNNRMKYKNLKVIFKLQNGQRFKQRYAGMSLAELLKAVWNFDICVCPECGHTAMKQLGRCHVPSS, encoded by the coding sequence ATGAGTGATTACAAAATCAGGCAGATATTTGAGCAGTCCTATGAAGCTTTCTCAGCACCGGGGCACTATCAGTCGGATGTCCAACGCAAAGCCGCCCGAGCCATCTTAAACTGCAAATCCGGAAGGCTTGGTGTCAACTTAAGTCAGTGTACCGACTGTGGGCATGTGGAAGTCCACAATAATTCCTGCCGCAACCGCAACTGCCCCAACTGTCAGGCTGTGAAGAAAGAAATCTGGGTAGATAAACGCAGTGCTGAGGTCATTGATTCACCCTATTTTCATGTAGTGTTTACACTTCCACATGAATTAAATCCCCTCATTTACTGCAACCAGAAGCTTCTGTATGGACTTCTTCACAGATGCTGCGCCGAAACACTTCTGGAATTATCTGCTGATAAGAAGTGGCTCGGGGCAACACCCGGGATTATCCAAGTACTTCATACTTGGAATCAGGAGCTGGATTACCATGTACATATGCACTGCATTGTTTCCGGCGGCGGGCTTACCGGAGATGGAAAAATCCGTAAATCCTCATCTAAGTTTTTTATCCGTACGGAGGTCCTGCGGGATAAGTTTAAGGGGAAATATATGGCACACCTTGTCTCCCTTTATGAAAGCGGCTCCCTTAACTTTTCATCCTCCTGTGAAAACCTGCGTAATTCTTACCACTGGAAGGAATTTAAAAATAAGCTTTATGAAATGGACTGGTGCCCCTACATCAAGAAAACCTTCAACGGCTTCGGCAATGTCATTGAATACCTTGGACGCTACATCCACAAAATCGCCATCTCTAACAGCAGGATCCTTTCTGTTACGGAAGATACGGTAACATTCTCTGCCCGTGGAAAAAAGCCGGGTGAACCAAAACGTCAGATTACTCTTGGCAACACGGAGTTTATACGCCGTTACCTGATGCATGTGCTGCCTTCCGGCTTTCAGAAAATACGCTATTATGGTTTTCTGAACAATCGGATGAAATATAAGAATCTGAAGGTTATCTTTAAGCTTCAGAATGGACAGCGTTTCAAGCAGCGTTACGCCGGAATGTCCCTGGCAGAGCTTTTAAAAGCAGTCTGGAATTTCGATATCTGTGTGTGTCCTGAATGTGGTCATACAGCCATGAAACAGCTGGGAAGGTGTCATGTTCCTTCTTCCTGA
- a CDS encoding riboflavin synthase, producing MFTGIIEETGILLSVKGGSSGSRLVIGADRILEDIKRGDSIAVNGVCLTAASFDSGCFLADVMPETLKRSNLGCLPIKSSLNLERAMIAGGRFGGHIVSGHIDGTGTIVNVVRDGNALWYTIRSAPSILRRIIEKGSIAIDGVSLTVAQVREQDFSVSLIPHTASHTTLGALKPGRVVNLENDCVGKYIERFMKISPSAHSTEDEDTKNRGTGSRITPELLKQCGF from the coding sequence ATGTTCACAGGAATCATAGAAGAAACCGGAATCCTGCTGTCTGTTAAGGGCGGTTCATCCGGTTCCCGCCTGGTCATCGGAGCAGACAGGATCCTGGAAGATATAAAAAGAGGGGACAGCATTGCCGTCAACGGCGTCTGCCTTACCGCGGCATCCTTCGATTCCGGCTGTTTTTTGGCGGATGTGATGCCTGAAACCCTGAAGCGTTCCAATCTTGGCTGTCTGCCCATCAAAAGTTCTCTTAACCTGGAACGGGCCATGATAGCAGGCGGCAGGTTCGGCGGACATATTGTGTCAGGCCATATTGACGGAACCGGGACTATTGTAAATGTTGTCCGCGACGGCAACGCCCTGTGGTACACCATCCGTTCTGCCCCGTCCATTCTGCGCCGCATCATTGAAAAGGGATCCATTGCCATAGACGGCGTCAGCCTGACGGTTGCCCAGGTAAGGGAACAGGATTTCAGCGTATCCCTGATTCCCCATACAGCCTCCCACACCACCCTGGGAGCCCTGAAACCGGGCCGCGTGGTCAACCTGGAAAATGACTGCGTGGGGAAATATATCGAAAGATTTATGAAAATCTCCCCGTCTGCCCACAGCACAGAAGATGAGGACACCAAAAACAGGGGGACCGGCAGCCGGATCACACCGGAATTGCTCAAACAATGTGGATTTTGA
- the ribD gene encoding bifunctional diaminohydroxyphosphoribosylaminopyrimidine deaminase/5-amino-6-(5-phosphoribosylamino)uracil reductase RibD, with the protein MNDTDYMSIALKLAEKGCGKVSPNPMVGAVIVKEGRIIGQGSHLCFGGPHAERNALASLTESPRGATLYVTLEPCCHHGKTPPCTDAIVESGIRRVVIGTRDPNPMVSGKGTGVLITNGIEVTEGILEEECRELNHVFFHYIKTGRPLVVMKYAMTLDGKTATRAGHSRWITGERSRQRVHEDRSRYFAVMCGVGTILADDSLLTCRLPATRNPVRIICDSRLRTPPDSRVVTTCSQARTILATCCPDRKAWLPYEEKGCEILLLPPREGRVDLNALTEHLGQMGIDSVLLEGGGALNWSALDQGIVNRVQAYISPRLFGGATAKTPVGGSGVEFPYQGYSLGKTKITALGQDILIEGELAPCSQES; encoded by the coding sequence TTGAATGATACTGATTACATGTCCATCGCACTGAAACTGGCCGAAAAGGGCTGTGGAAAGGTCAGCCCCAATCCCATGGTGGGTGCTGTTATTGTAAAGGAGGGCCGCATCATCGGCCAGGGCAGCCACCTCTGTTTTGGCGGTCCCCATGCAGAGCGAAATGCCCTGGCATCCCTGACCGAATCTCCCAGGGGGGCAACCCTGTATGTAACCCTGGAGCCCTGCTGCCATCACGGCAAGACTCCGCCCTGCACGGACGCCATCGTGGAAAGCGGCATCCGCCGGGTCGTCATAGGCACAAGGGATCCCAATCCCATGGTGTCCGGCAAAGGCACCGGAGTTTTAATAACCAACGGCATTGAGGTGACAGAGGGTATCCTGGAAGAAGAATGCAGGGAGCTCAATCACGTATTCTTCCACTACATAAAGACCGGGCGTCCCCTGGTTGTCATGAAATATGCCATGACGCTGGACGGCAAGACAGCCACCCGGGCCGGGCATTCCCGATGGATTACAGGGGAGCGCTCGCGCCAAAGGGTCCATGAGGACAGAAGCAGGTATTTTGCAGTCATGTGCGGGGTGGGAACCATACTGGCCGATGATTCCCTGCTCACATGCCGCCTCCCGGCTACAAGGAATCCGGTGCGGATTATCTGCGATTCACGGCTTCGCACGCCGCCGGATTCCCGGGTTGTCACCACCTGTTCCCAGGCCAGGACCATACTGGCCACCTGCTGCCCTGACAGGAAGGCATGGCTTCCCTATGAGGAAAAGGGCTGTGAAATCCTCCTCCTTCCGCCCCGTGAGGGACGCGTGGACCTGAATGCCCTCACAGAACACCTGGGACAGATGGGCATTGACAGCGTCCTGCTGGAGGGCGGCGGCGCCCTCAACTGGTCTGCCCTGGACCAGGGAATCGTAAACAGGGTCCAGGCTTACATTTCCCCAAGACTCTTTGGCGGCGCAACCGCCAAAACGCCTGTCGGCGGCAGCGGGGTGGAATTCCCATACCAGGGCTATTCTCTGGGAAAGACCAAAATCACGGCCCTGGGCCAGGACATTCTTATCGAAGGAGAGTTGGCGCCATGTTCACAGGAATCATAG